The following proteins come from a genomic window of Rutidosis leptorrhynchoides isolate AG116_Rl617_1_P2 chromosome 10, CSIRO_AGI_Rlap_v1, whole genome shotgun sequence:
- the LOC139872573 gene encoding uncharacterized protein produces the protein MEKWRRKGERFNQEFTKSKANYNYKKPPIGGSSNRQPNIPYWEKRFVSVVGSFSWNKFMEAKKFTHLYNDVMNWDDSAGEAAFTAAKDRFRKQFYGLPCDIDLHNPDLYVDEIDWNVQADQSLILDLESEPVVNDGDCQHDPVVIFGDVLPDPYNNFSPFGWGDSDDDKIKNLWGVNDDMKGDQNGINWDDYIQNGRIIWDDDCNVGDGNKLCVSNVNDDNKAGDLGWDTYDNYWGFSNVNDNKVGDQGWGSSVNNRCISNEYDNKAVDQGWDENGNDWCVSNENGNKAVDQGWDENGYDWCVSNVYDNKAVDQGWGESGNDWCVSNEIYNKAVDQGWDSSNNYWGVSNENDNKTGDYGWNANKYNDNSYYYSCYGNVNNERCVSNHKTWRFQENNGQRDRSWRNNGNRKSNSQGQGNQRGHGSTFRAYGNQRIYVRP, from the exons ATGGAAAAGTGGAGAAGAAAAGGTGAAAGATTTAATCAAGAATTCACAAAATCAAAGGCAAATTACAATTACAAAAAGCCACCAATCG GTGGGAGTTCAAATCGTCAACCGAACATTCCATATTGGGAAAAAAGATTTGTGTCGGTTGTTGGATCATTTTCATGGAATAAGTTCATGGAAGCAAAGAAATTTACTCATCTTTATAACGATGTAATGAACTGGGACGATTCTGCAGGAGAAGCAGCATTTACGGCTGCAAAAGATCGATTCCGTAAACAATTTTATGGTCTTCCTTGTGACATTGACCTGCATAATCCAGATTTATACGTTGATGAAATAGATTGGAATGTTCAAGCGGATCAAAGTTTAATTCTGGACCTTGAATCTGAACCCGTGGTTAATGACGGTGATTGTCAACATGATCCGGTTGTGATTTTTGGAGATGTGTTACCCGACCCGTATAACAATTTCTCGCCTTTTGGGTGGGGAGATAGTGATGATGACAAGATCAAGAATTTGTGGGGAGTTAATGATGATATGAAGGGAGATCAGAATGGGATTAATTGGGATGATTATATACAAAATGGGAGGATTATATGGGATGATGATTGTAATGTTGGAGATGGTAATAAATTGTGTGTTTCGAATGTAAATGATGATAATAAAGCAGGTGATCTAGGCTGGGATACATATGATAATTATTGGGGCTTTTCGAATGTAAATGATAATAAAGTGGGTGATCAAGGATGGGGTTCAAGTGTTAATAATCGGTGCATTTCGAATGAATATGATAATAAAGCGGTTGATCAAGGATGGGATGAAAATGGTAATGATTGGTGCGTTTCGAATGAAAATGGTAATAAAGCGGTTGATCAAGGATGGGATGAAAATGGTTATGATTGGTGCGTTTCAAATGTATATGATAATAAAGCGGTTGATCAAGGATGGGGTGAAAGTGGTAACGATTGGTGCGTTTCGAATGAAATTTACAATAAAGCAGTTGATCAAGGCTGGGATTCAAGCAATAATTATTGGGGCGTTtcgaatgaaaatgataataaaacgGGAGATTATGGATGGAACgcgaataagtataatgataatagttattattattcttgttaCGGCAATGTGAATAACGAGAGGTGCGTGTCAAATCATAAAACGTGGAGGTTTCAAGAGAATAATGGTCAGAGAGATCGTTCGTGGAGGAATAACGGGAATAGAAAGTCAAATAGTCAAGGTCAAGGGAACCAACGTGGTCATGGGTCAACATTTCGAGCATATGGTAATCAGCGCATTTACGTGCGCCCATGA
- the LOC139872290 gene encoding DNA-(apurinic or apyrimidinic site) endonuclease, chloroplastic-like, which yields MNLTFNLGFQNFFIPKRIAVIHNKLRIGALISVNNHMGRQRTSLNSKFNMSSSIQPQETKDKDSIDEQVISNNNSSTFDKMTVQQLKLKLRSLGASTKGSKRDLVCALKKHVVEQVDVSHEVVEDEKSTKVNTIDGEKSSKRKATEVTNTVSVKKNIKKCTKETTEDLSVILEASEDIESSKKVDVSERQVEPWTVLAHKKPQKDWIAYNPKTMRPPPISGDVKHVKIMSWNVNGLRALLKLESFSALELAQRENFDVLCLQETKLQEKDVEAIKQRLLEGYDNSFWTCSVSKLGYSGTAIISRIPPLSVKYGLGISDHDSEGRLVTTEFDSFYLISGYVPNSGDGLKRLSYRITEWDPSLSNYVKELEKSKPVILTGDLNCAHEEIDIYNPAGNKRSAGFTIEERTSFEDNFLKKGFVDTFRKRHPNVVGYTYWGFRHGGRKTNRGWRLDYFLVSESIADNVHDSYILSDVAGSDHCPIGLVLKL from the exons ATGAATCTTACCTTCAATTTAGGGTTTCAAAATTTCTTTATTCCCAAAAG GATTGCAGTAATTCATAACAAATTGAGAATAGGAGCTTTGATTAGTGTGAACAATCACATGGGGCGTCAAAGGACAtctttaaattcaaagtttaaCATGTCTTCAAGCATTCAGCCACAG GAAACAAAAGATAAAGATAGCATTGATGAACAAGTAATTAGTAATAACAATTCAAGTACTTTTGATAAAATGACAGTTCAACAGCTCAAATTGAAATTGAG GAGCTTGGGGGCCTCAACCAAAGGTTCAAAACGTGATCTCGTTTGTGCCTTGAAGAAACATGTTGTGGAACAAGTTGATG TTTCTCACGAGGTTGTCGAAGATGAAAAATCAACCAAAGTGAATACAATTGATGGTGAAAAAAGTTCCAAACGGAAGGCAACCGAGGTTACGAACACAGTTTCAGTGAAGAAAAACATCAAGAAATGCACAAAAGAAACCACAGAAGATCTGAGTGTTATTTTGGAGGCTTCTGAAGATATTGAAAGTTCTAAAAAAGTGGATGTTTCTGAGCGTCAAGTTGAACCATGGACCGTTCTTGCTCACAAGAAGCCACAAAAAGATTGGATAGCATACAATCCTAAAACTATGAGGCCGCCTCCGATTTCTGGTGACGTTAAACACGTGAAGATAATGTCTTGGAATGTAAATGGTTTGAGGGCGTTACTAAAACTAGAAAGCTTTTCTGCATTAGAACTTGCACAAAGAGAAAATTTTGATGTGCTTTGCTTACAAGAAACCAAATTGCAG GAGAAAGATGTAGAGGCAATCAAACAACGTCTTCTAGAAGGATATGACAATAGCTTCTGGACATGTAGTGTGTCTAAACTCGGTTACTCTGGTACTGCAATCATCTCTAGG ATACCACCGCTTTCTGTTAAATATGGACTTGGCATCTCAGACCATGATAGTGAAGGAAGGCTTGTGACTACAGAATTTGATTCGTTTTACCTAATAAGTGGATACGTTCCTAATTCTGGTGATGGTTTGAAAAGGCTG TCATACAGGATAACAGAGTGGGATCCTAGTCTTAGTAATTATGTGAAG GAGCTTGAAAAGTCAAAACCTGTTATCTTAACAGGTGATCTAAATTGTGCTCATGAAGAAATCGACATCTACAATCCTGCC GGAAACAAGCGAAGTGCTGGTTTTACAATCGAAGAAAGAACTTCATTCGAAGATAATTTTCTAAAAAAGGGTTTTGTTGATACCTTCCGTAAACGTCACCCTAATGTTGTTGGCTATACTTATTGGGGTTTCAGACATGGTGGTCGAAAAACTAATAGAG GATGGAGGCTGGACTACTTTCTCGTATCAGAATCGATTGCAGATAACGTTCACGACTCGTATATTCTCTCAGATGTTGCAGGCAGCGATCATTGTCCTATTGGCCTTGTTCTTAAGCTGTAA